A window of Polaribacter litorisediminis contains these coding sequences:
- a CDS encoding VOC family protein — MKNRVTGIGGLFFKSEDPKGTKEWYKKHLGFNTDDYGATFWWKDQQGKSCSTQWSAFKKTTDYFEPSKKDFMFNYRVENLVELLAELKKEGVTIVGEMQEFEYGKFGWILDNEGNKIELWEPIDAAFQ; from the coding sequence ATGAAAAATAGAGTAACAGGTATTGGAGGATTGTTTTTTAAAAGTGAGGATCCAAAAGGAACTAAAGAATGGTACAAAAAACATTTAGGATTCAATACAGATGATTATGGTGCTACTTTTTGGTGGAAAGATCAACAAGGAAAAAGTTGTTCAACGCAATGGAGTGCTTTTAAAAAAACAACCGATTACTTTGAGCCCTCTAAAAAAGACTTTATGTTTAATTATAGAGTTGAAAATTTAGTGGAATTATTGGCCGAATTAAAAAAAGAAGGTGTTACCATTGTAGGAGAAATGCAAGAATTCGAATATGGAAAATTCGGTTGGATTTTAGACAACGAAGGAAATAAAATTGAACTTTGGGAACCCATAGATGCTGCTTTTCAATAA
- a CDS encoding DUF1801 domain-containing protein, with protein MLYEAKTPEDYISQLPEERKKVLEKLRNIIQKNMPKGFEEGINYNMIGYYVPHTIYPNGYHCNPKLPLPFLNIASQKNSINLYHMGIYAKPELQKWFVNEYPKHCKYKLDMGKSCIRFKKIADIPFDLIGELVRKINVQEWITIYELNTKKK; from the coding sequence ATGTTATACGAAGCAAAAACTCCAGAAGACTATATATCACAACTGCCCGAAGAGCGCAAAAAAGTATTGGAAAAGTTAAGAAACATCATTCAAAAAAACATGCCAAAAGGTTTTGAAGAAGGCATAAATTATAACATGATTGGCTATTATGTGCCGCACACAATTTATCCGAACGGGTATCATTGTAACCCAAAATTACCGCTCCCATTTTTAAATATCGCCTCACAAAAAAACTCCATAAATTTATATCACATGGGTATATATGCAAAACCTGAGTTACAAAAATGGTTTGTAAATGAATATCCAAAACATTGTAAATATAAATTAGATATGGGTAAAAGCTGTATCCGTTTTAAAAAGATAGCGGATATCCCATTTGATTTAATTGGGGAATTGGTGCGTAAAATAAACGTTCAAGAATGGATTACGATATATGAATTGAATACAAAAAAGAAATAA
- a CDS encoding DoxX family membrane protein, translated as MKLLSNYPTEVLVLLFLTVTFLQSGIDKLLDWKGNVSFIEDHFKNSPLKNSVPLLLAVILVLEIVAGFLMLFGVYQLYTSGAKEIALLGIELSAVTLIFLLIGQRLAKDYAGAMSLAVYFIITVWGVYLLNN; from the coding sequence ATGAAACTATTATCAAATTATCCAACAGAAGTCTTAGTGCTACTTTTTTTAACGGTAACTTTTTTACAATCCGGAATTGACAAACTTTTGGATTGGAAAGGGAATGTTTCTTTTATCGAAGATCATTTTAAAAACTCACCCTTAAAAAATAGCGTCCCCTTATTATTAGCCGTTATTTTAGTTTTAGAAATTGTTGCTGGCTTTTTAATGTTGTTTGGCGTTTATCAATTATATACTTCTGGTGCCAAAGAAATTGCTTTATTAGGAATAGAGCTTTCTGCCGTTACTTTAATTTTCTTGTTAATAGGACAACGTCTTGCAAAAGATTATGCAGGAGCGATGTCTTTAGCCGTCTATTTTATCATTACGGTTTGGGGTGTTTATTTATTAAATAACTAA
- a CDS encoding 2-hydroxyacid dehydrogenase, translated as MKILHLDTNHPLLINQLNDLGFTNDEDYTSSKEKIDAKIHLYDGFILRSRFSIDKNFIDKATNLKFIGRVGAGLENIDCDYAASKNIELIAAPEGNRNAVGEHTLGMLLSLFNKLNKADKEVRTGRWLREENRGIELDGKTVGLIGYGNMGKSFAKKLQGFDVTILCYDIKPEVSDRNCQQVSLAELQEKADVLSLHTPQTELTKNMVNSSFMNGFKKNFWLINTARGSAVVTNDLVDALKSGKILGAGLDVLEYEKSSFENLFSDDKMPIAFQYLIQAENILLSPHVAGWTVESHQKLAQTIVDKIKLKFC; from the coding sequence ATGAAAATCCTTCACCTAGACACAAATCATCCTTTATTAATAAATCAACTCAATGATTTAGGCTTTACAAATGATGAAGATTATACTTCATCAAAAGAAAAAATTGACGCTAAAATTCATTTGTATGATGGTTTTATTCTTAGAAGTCGTTTTTCAATTGATAAAAATTTCATCGACAAAGCAACCAACTTAAAATTTATTGGTCGTGTTGGTGCAGGTTTAGAAAATATAGATTGTGACTATGCAGCTTCTAAAAACATTGAACTTATTGCTGCCCCAGAAGGAAATAGAAATGCGGTTGGCGAACATACTTTAGGCATGCTTTTATCGCTTTTTAATAAATTAAATAAAGCAGACAAAGAGGTTAGAACAGGACGCTGGTTGCGCGAAGAAAATAGAGGAATTGAACTTGATGGAAAAACAGTTGGTTTGATTGGCTATGGAAATATGGGGAAATCTTTCGCCAAAAAATTACAAGGTTTTGATGTTACCATTTTGTGTTATGATATAAAACCCGAAGTTTCAGATAGAAATTGCCAACAGGTTTCACTAGCAGAATTGCAAGAAAAAGCGGATGTTTTAAGTTTGCATACACCTCAAACTGAACTTACAAAAAACATGGTAAACTCAAGTTTTATGAATGGTTTTAAAAAGAATTTTTGGTTAATTAACACCGCCCGTGGTTCTGCCGTTGTTACGAATGATTTGGTTGATGCTTTAAAATCGGGTAAAATTTTAGGTGCAGGTTTAGATGTTTTAGAATACGAAAAATCATCTTTTGAAAATCTTTTTTCTGATGATAAAATGCCGATAGCTTTTCAATATTTAATCCAAGCAGAAAATATTTTGTTAAGTCCGCATGTTGCTGGTTGGACAGTGGAGAGTCATCAAAAACTGGCGCAAACCATCGTCGATAAAATTAAATTAAAATTTTGTTAA
- the ybeY gene encoding rRNA maturation RNase YbeY, producing the protein MITFNYETEFAIKNETQLENWIEKVVLDKGFELGEVNYIFCDDEYLLKLNVEFLQHDTLTDIISFDNSLGKLINGDIFISVERVKENAKEYSVTFEEELHRVMIHGILHYMGLKDKSADEKMVMRKEENKALLYLKF; encoded by the coding sequence ATGATAACGTTTAATTATGAAACTGAATTTGCTATAAAAAATGAAACTCAATTGGAAAATTGGATTGAGAAAGTAGTGTTAGATAAAGGTTTTGAACTTGGTGAAGTCAATTATATTTTTTGTGATGACGAATATCTTTTAAAGTTAAATGTTGAGTTTTTACAACATGATACGTTAACCGATATCATTAGTTTTGATAATTCTTTAGGGAAGTTAATAAATGGAGATATCTTTATTTCCGTAGAAAGAGTTAAAGAAAATGCTAAAGAATATAGCGTAACTTTTGAAGAAGAACTCCACAGGGTAATGATTCACGGAATTCTGCATTATATGGGTTTAAAGGATAAATCTGCTGATGAAAAAATGGTGATGAGAAAGGAAGAAAACAAAGCTTTATTGTATTTAAAGTTTTGA
- a CDS encoding class I SAM-dependent methyltransferase: MKKIDFYKDLQPFLDCKDYTVSSEMYQVKKNVVFDMLVTVPVPKNLAAYYKSENYISHTDSNKSLLDKVYQAVKNITLKRKLKLINSFKTASKNILDVGAGTGDFLSVCKNNSWNVFGTEPSLEARNIALKKGITLNKDLAEIQNQKFDVITLWHVLEHVENLQEYILALHNLLSENGRLLIAVPNFKSDDSKYYKEHWAAFDVPRHLWHFSQTAISKLFSGVNMVVTKTIPMKFDAYYVALLSNKYKTGKMNPIQSFYRGFVSNLRAKKTKEYSSLIYVLKKQ, translated from the coding sequence ATGAAAAAAATAGACTTCTATAAAGATTTACAGCCTTTTTTAGATTGTAAAGATTATACAGTTTCTAGTGAAATGTATCAGGTAAAAAAGAACGTTGTCTTTGATATGTTAGTCACGGTTCCGGTTCCTAAAAATTTAGCTGCGTATTATAAAAGTGAAAATTATATTTCTCATACAGATTCTAATAAGTCACTTTTAGATAAAGTGTATCAAGCGGTAAAAAATATCACTTTAAAAAGAAAATTAAAACTGATTAATTCTTTTAAAACAGCCTCAAAAAATATTTTAGATGTTGGAGCAGGAACAGGGGATTTTTTAAGTGTTTGTAAAAATAATTCTTGGAATGTTTTTGGAACAGAGCCCAGTTTAGAGGCACGAAATATTGCGTTAAAAAAAGGAATTACTTTAAATAAAGATTTAGCTGAAATTCAAAATCAAAAATTTGACGTAATTACACTTTGGCATGTTTTAGAACACGTAGAAAATTTACAGGAATACATTTTAGCATTGCATAATTTGCTTTCCGAAAATGGTCGTTTGTTAATTGCGGTTCCTAATTTTAAAAGTGACGACTCAAAATATTATAAAGAACATTGGGCTGCTTTTGACGTGCCAAGACATTTGTGGCATTTTTCTCAAACAGCAATCTCTAAATTATTTTCTGGGGTAAACATGGTGGTCACAAAAACAATCCCAATGAAATTTGATGCATATTATGTTGCTCTTTTAAGTAACAAATATAAAACGGGAAAAATGAACCCAATACAATCATTTTATAGAGGTTTTGTTTCTAATTTGAGGGCAAAAAAGACAAAGGAGTATTCATCTTTAATTTATGTACTTAAAAAACAGTAA
- a CDS encoding VOC family protein has translation MIKGLFETHIAVENLEKSIDFYTNVLGLEKCKTMDTRRLAFFWIGEPKEYMLGLWEKPKKEIQMQHFAFKCDAEWILKESINHLKERNLPFRNFLNDGSERPMVFAWMPAISIYFDDPDGHSLEFIGILKGTPRPEKGIISYDKYLELERQ, from the coding sequence ATGATTAAAGGTCTTTTCGAAACCCATATTGCTGTTGAAAATTTAGAAAAATCTATTGATTTTTACACCAACGTATTGGGTTTAGAAAAGTGCAAAACAATGGATACCCGAAGACTCGCTTTTTTTTGGATCGGAGAACCAAAAGAGTACATGTTAGGTTTATGGGAAAAACCAAAAAAAGAAATTCAAATGCAACATTTTGCCTTTAAGTGTGATGCTGAGTGGATTTTAAAGGAATCCATAAACCATCTAAAAGAAAGAAACTTACCCTTTAGAAACTTCTTAAACGATGGTTCAGAAAGACCCATGGTTTTTGCTTGGATGCCTGCAATTTCTATTTATTTTGATGATCCTGATGGTCATTCACTAGAATTTATTGGCATTCTTAAAGGAACTCCTCGACCAGAAAAAGGAATTATTTCTTATGATAAATATTTGGAATTAGAAAGACAGTAA
- a CDS encoding DUF4175 family protein, translating to MSEFENIQKKLHQFTQKYYTNELIKGTILFFSLGFLYFFFTLFLEYFLWLKPTARTILFWLFIVGEVFLLIRFIAIPIFKLIGFRKGISLEESSKIIGAHFPEVRDKLLNVLQLKENAQESDLILASINQKSAELQPIPFVKAVDFKENKKYLKYAIIPIFVYVISLFTVSKDLLTESLQRVVHHRTAYYPPAPFSFSLMNQSLEVIQGKPVTIVVKTVGEVIPNEARIIFNNQQYYLQNNGSASFSYTFPDVQEPINFYVEANGIQSEEYQINVIGTPTINKVSLELNYPNYLGRNSETIQNSGNLTVPEGTTITWNVKTNQTDNLTFINNDKIKKFKVIADDNFEYQQQIRNAFNYQISASNRKLQDYENLQFSVDVVKDEFPIISVTSNMDSISRGTVQFAGQISDDYGLRKLELIYYDEENAERMQQFNLQITRQNIQTFFYQFPDGLNLEKGINYELYFQVSDNDAINGNKKAISKVFKYRQKTDTEVEEELLQEQRNTINDLENSVQKQKKQQEQLENIQQELQHKKSINFNDKKKVENFIKRQEQYKKMMQKQTDKLQENLDEKEEKDKTLQEKKEDLKERIKELKKLDKQQKLLDEIQKMADKLNKEDLVQKAKELAQQNKQQQRSLEKTLEMVKRFYVEQKAMQIANKVEELSKKQEELEKKDDSSLEEQKEVKKKFESIKKELEELNLDNEKLKEPMELPEVDQEEDDIDEELKKAEESLEKQNKQAAKKSQKESSKKMKEMSSKMQQAMMDMQADSVEENMEDLRKILENLVIFSFQQEVLMEKFSSISTSHPDFGSDLKKQNQIKTYFEHIDDSLYVLSMRVPKISTKIQDDLSAVHYNLDQSLENFSENRFSNGISNQRYVMTSTNNLADYLSNMLNSMKNNMSMKMGKVKKGKSEGFSLPDLIKKQEGVSQIMKEGLKKGGEKEGDKKGEKPGDNGGKGKDGQIEKDGENGKSGGDGEGSNDDLDGELYEIFKQQSLLRQELQNAIKESDNGNAKGNGNAKKALKSMEELENEILEKGFNASTLQKMQNLNYELLKLEKASLEQGKDKKRKANVNKIENQRNKAKALEFKKQFYNQIEILNRQTLPLQQNYKKKVREYFSDPKKG from the coding sequence ATGAGCGAATTCGAAAACATACAGAAAAAATTACATCAGTTTACACAAAAGTACTATACCAATGAGTTGATAAAAGGAACCATTTTATTCTTTTCATTAGGTTTTTTGTATTTCTTTTTTACACTTTTTTTGGAGTATTTTTTGTGGTTAAAACCAACAGCTAGAACAATTTTATTTTGGTTATTTATAGTTGGGGAAGTTTTCCTGTTAATTCGATTTATTGCCATCCCAATTTTTAAGTTGATAGGATTTCGAAAAGGAATTTCTTTGGAAGAATCTTCAAAAATTATTGGAGCACATTTTCCTGAAGTTCGAGACAAATTGTTAAACGTTTTACAGCTTAAAGAAAACGCACAAGAATCAGATTTAATTTTGGCGAGTATCAACCAGAAATCAGCAGAATTACAACCCATTCCGTTTGTAAAAGCGGTTGATTTTAAAGAGAATAAAAAGTATTTAAAATATGCAATTATTCCTATTTTCGTTTATGTAATTAGCTTATTTACAGTTAGTAAGGATTTGTTAACTGAAAGCTTACAACGGGTAGTACATCACAGAACTGCTTATTATCCACCAGCGCCATTTTCGTTTTCTTTGATGAATCAAAGTTTAGAAGTCATTCAAGGAAAACCAGTTACAATTGTTGTAAAAACTGTTGGAGAAGTAATTCCTAATGAGGCAAGAATCATTTTTAATAACCAACAGTATTATCTTCAAAATAATGGTAGCGCATCTTTTTCTTATACGTTTCCTGACGTGCAAGAACCTATTAATTTTTATGTAGAAGCCAATGGAATTCAGTCTGAAGAATATCAAATTAATGTAATTGGTACACCAACAATCAATAAGGTTTCTTTGGAGTTAAATTATCCTAATTATTTAGGGAGAAACAGTGAAACGATTCAAAATTCTGGCAATTTAACAGTTCCTGAAGGCACTACGATAACTTGGAACGTAAAAACGAATCAAACTGATAATTTGACTTTTATCAACAATGATAAAATAAAAAAGTTTAAGGTTATTGCTGATGACAATTTTGAATATCAACAGCAAATAAGAAATGCATTTAATTATCAAATATCGGCATCAAACAGAAAGTTACAAGACTACGAGAATTTACAGTTTTCTGTGGACGTTGTAAAAGATGAGTTTCCTATAATTTCTGTGACTTCAAATATGGATAGCATTTCACGTGGAACAGTACAATTTGCTGGGCAGATTTCTGACGATTATGGTTTGCGAAAATTAGAGTTGATTTATTATGATGAAGAAAATGCTGAAAGAATGCAACAATTCAATCTACAAATTACAAGACAAAATATTCAAACTTTTTTCTATCAATTTCCTGATGGTTTAAATCTAGAAAAAGGAATTAATTATGAATTGTATTTTCAAGTTTCAGATAATGACGCCATCAATGGGAATAAAAAAGCAATAAGTAAAGTTTTTAAATATCGCCAAAAAACAGATACTGAAGTAGAGGAGGAGTTGTTGCAAGAACAAAGAAATACGATTAATGATTTAGAGAACTCTGTTCAGAAACAGAAAAAGCAACAAGAACAATTAGAAAATATACAGCAAGAGTTGCAGCATAAAAAAAGCATCAATTTTAATGATAAAAAGAAGGTAGAAAATTTTATCAAGCGTCAAGAACAATATAAAAAAATGATGCAAAAACAAACGGATAAATTACAAGAAAATTTAGACGAAAAAGAGGAGAAAGATAAAACGTTGCAAGAAAAAAAAGAAGATTTAAAAGAACGTATTAAAGAACTTAAAAAGTTAGATAAGCAACAAAAGCTGTTGGATGAAATCCAAAAAATGGCTGATAAATTAAATAAAGAAGATTTAGTTCAAAAAGCGAAAGAATTAGCACAACAAAATAAACAACAACAACGTAGTTTAGAGAAAACATTAGAAATGGTAAAACGTTTTTATGTGGAACAAAAAGCGATGCAAATTGCGAACAAGGTTGAAGAATTGTCTAAAAAACAAGAAGAATTAGAAAAGAAAGATGACAGTTCTTTGGAAGAACAAAAAGAGGTCAAGAAAAAATTTGAGTCGATTAAGAAAGAACTGGAAGAGTTGAATCTAGACAATGAAAAGTTAAAAGAACCAATGGAATTGCCAGAGGTTGATCAAGAAGAGGATGATATTGATGAGGAACTTAAAAAGGCAGAAGAAAGTTTAGAAAAGCAAAATAAACAAGCAGCAAAAAAAAGTCAAAAGGAATCATCTAAAAAGATGAAAGAGATGAGTTCTAAAATGCAACAGGCAATGATGGATATGCAGGCAGATTCCGTAGAAGAAAATATGGAAGATTTGCGTAAGATTTTAGAAAACTTGGTTATTTTTTCTTTTCAGCAAGAAGTTTTAATGGAGAAGTTTAGTAGCATTTCAACGTCTCATCCAGATTTTGGTAGCGATTTAAAAAAGCAAAATCAGATAAAAACTTATTTTGAACATATTGATGATAGTTTGTATGTATTGTCAATGCGGGTACCAAAAATTTCAACTAAAATTCAAGATGATTTGTCTGCTGTTCATTATAATTTGGATCAATCTTTAGAAAATTTCTCTGAAAATAGATTTAGTAACGGTATTTCCAATCAACGATATGTAATGACGTCCACGAATAATTTAGCCGATTATTTAAGCAACATGTTAAATAGCATGAAGAATAATATGTCCATGAAAATGGGCAAAGTAAAAAAAGGAAAAAGCGAAGGTTTTAGCTTACCCGATTTAATTAAAAAGCAAGAGGGTGTATCGCAAATAATGAAGGAAGGGTTAAAGAAAGGCGGGGAAAAAGAAGGTGACAAAAAAGGCGAAAAACCTGGAGATAATGGCGGGAAGGGAAAGGATGGTCAAATAGAAAAAGATGGAGAAAATGGAAAATCTGGTGGAGACGGCGAAGGCTCTAATGATGATTTGGATGGCGAATTGTATGAGATTTTTAAGCAACAATCTTTATTAAGACAAGAATTACAAAATGCCATTAAAGAAAGCGATAATGGAAATGCTAAAGGGAATGGGAATGCTAAAAAAGCATTGAAAAGCATGGAGGAATTAGAAAATGAAATCTTAGAAAAAGGATTTAATGCAAGTACACTTCAAAAAATGCAAAATCTAAATTATGAATTATTGAAGCTAGAAAAGGCTTCTTTAGAGCAAGGTAAAGACAAAAAACGTAAGGCGAACGTAAATAAAATAGAGAATCAAAGAAATAAAGCAAAAGCATTAGAATTTAAAAAGCAGTTTTACAATCAAATAGAAATATTAAATAGACAAACCTTACCTTTGCAGCAAAATTATAAAAAGAAGGTCAGAGAATACTTTTCTGATCCTAAGAAAGGGTAA
- the mnmG gene encoding tRNA uridine-5-carboxymethylaminomethyl(34) synthesis enzyme MnmG has protein sequence MSLFSITYDVIVVGGGHAGSEAAAAAANMGAHTLLITMNLQNIAQMSCNPAMGGIAKGQIIREIDALGGYSGIVTDKTAIQFKMLNKSKGPAMWSPRAQSDRMQFAECWRTMLEQTENVDFYQDSVNGLLFDENKIIGVKTALGLEIKAKTVIITAGTFLNGLIHIGDKSFGGGRAGEGASTGITEELVAKGFEAGRMKTGTPPRVDGRSLDYSKMIEQPGDEITEKFSYLPSTSPLKKQRSCWLTYTSPKVHNLLREGFDRSPMFNGRIQSTGPRYCPSVEDKVDRFATKDRHQIFVEPEGWTTVEMYVNGFSTSLPEDIQDKAIRAVEGFENVKFLRYGYAIEYDFFQPTQLKHSLETKLIENLFFAGQINGTTGYEEAAAQGLMAGVNAALKTQGKQPFILKRNEAYIAVLIDDLITKGTEEPYRMFTSRAEYRTLLRQDNADLRLTPLGYKLGLASKERMERVLEKQRKTDVLIKFLNETSVHQKEINPILERKNLALINQSMKLFKIAARPQLSFSDFKNLKKLSSFLEENNIDNEIIEQAEIHLKYSGYINKEKNNADKLNRLENVKIPSSFNYQRIQSLSLEAREKLGRIQPTSISQASRISGVSPSDISVLLVHMGR, from the coding sequence ATGAGTTTATTTTCAATAACATACGATGTAATTGTAGTAGGTGGAGGCCATGCAGGAAGTGAAGCCGCTGCGGCTGCTGCAAATATGGGTGCACATACTTTATTGATAACAATGAATTTGCAGAATATTGCGCAAATGAGTTGTAATCCGGCAATGGGAGGAATTGCAAAAGGACAAATAATTAGAGAGATTGATGCTTTAGGTGGTTATAGCGGAATTGTTACAGACAAGACGGCGATACAGTTTAAAATGTTAAACAAATCTAAAGGACCTGCCATGTGGAGTCCGAGAGCGCAATCTGATAGAATGCAATTTGCAGAGTGCTGGAGAACCATGCTAGAACAAACTGAAAATGTAGATTTTTATCAAGATTCTGTAAATGGTTTATTGTTCGATGAAAACAAAATTATTGGAGTAAAAACAGCTTTGGGTTTAGAGATAAAAGCGAAAACTGTTATTATAACTGCTGGTACTTTTTTAAATGGATTGATTCATATTGGTGATAAGAGTTTTGGTGGCGGTAGAGCAGGTGAAGGAGCATCAACAGGAATTACAGAAGAATTGGTTGCAAAAGGTTTTGAAGCGGGTAGAATGAAAACAGGAACACCCCCAAGAGTGGATGGTAGGTCTTTGGATTATTCTAAAATGATAGAGCAACCTGGAGATGAAATCACAGAAAAATTTTCTTATTTACCGTCTACTAGTCCTCTGAAAAAACAACGATCTTGCTGGTTAACCTATACAAGTCCGAAAGTACATAATTTGTTGCGAGAAGGTTTTGATAGATCGCCAATGTTTAATGGTAGAATTCAATCTACAGGACCAAGATATTGTCCAAGCGTTGAGGATAAAGTAGATCGATTTGCAACGAAAGATAGGCATCAAATTTTTGTGGAGCCAGAAGGTTGGACAACGGTTGAAATGTATGTAAACGGATTTTCTACTTCATTGCCAGAAGATATTCAGGATAAAGCAATACGGGCGGTAGAAGGTTTTGAAAACGTCAAGTTTTTAAGATATGGTTATGCAATTGAATATGATTTTTTTCAACCAACACAATTAAAGCATTCTTTAGAAACGAAATTAATCGAGAACTTGTTTTTTGCAGGTCAAATAAATGGAACAACGGGTTACGAAGAGGCTGCGGCACAAGGTTTAATGGCGGGTGTAAATGCAGCTTTAAAAACGCAAGGCAAACAACCTTTTATCTTAAAAAGAAACGAAGCTTATATTGCGGTTTTAATAGATGATTTAATTACAAAAGGAACAGAAGAACCTTATAGAATGTTTACGTCTAGGGCAGAATATAGAACATTATTAAGGCAAGATAATGCCGATTTAAGATTAACTCCATTAGGATATAAACTTGGTTTGGCATCAAAAGAGCGGATGGAAAGGGTTCTTGAAAAACAACGTAAAACAGATGTATTAATTAAATTTTTAAACGAAACGAGTGTTCATCAAAAAGAAATTAATCCGATTTTAGAGCGTAAAAATTTAGCTTTAATTAATCAATCTATGAAGCTTTTTAAAATTGCAGCAAGACCACAATTAAGTTTTTCTGACTTTAAAAATCTTAAGAAATTAAGTAGTTTTTTAGAAGAAAATAATATTGATAATGAAATCATAGAACAAGCGGAAATCCATTTAAAGTATTCGGGTTATATCAATAAAGAAAAGAACAATGCGGATAAATTAAATAGATTAGAGAATGTAAAAATTCCATCTTCGTTTAATTATCAAAGAATACAATCGTTGTCTTTAGAAGCTAGAGAAAAGTTGGGAAGAATTCAACCAACTTCAATTTCTCAAGCGAGCAGAATTAGCGGAGTTTCTCCGAGTGATATTTCTGTGTTGTTGGTGCACATGGGTAGATAA
- the panB gene encoding 3-methyl-2-oxobutanoate hydroxymethyltransferase, translating to MSAAKKQYKRITVKSLVEMKANGEKISMLTAYDYTMAKILDSAGLDVLLVGDSASNVMAGHETTLPITLDQMIYHASAVVRAIERCLVVVDLPFGSYQSDPKEALRSAIRIMKESGGHSIKLEGGREVKESIKRILNAGIPVMGHLGLTPQSIYKFGTYTVRAKEEEEAEKLMEDALMLERIGCFALVLEKVPAKLAKKVAEALTIPVIGIGAGNGVDGQVLVTHDMIGMTHEFNPRFLRRYLDLFADMTNAFENYITDVKSGDFPSDKEQY from the coding sequence ATGTCCGCAGCAAAAAAACAGTACAAAAGAATTACTGTAAAATCATTGGTAGAAATGAAAGCAAATGGAGAAAAAATTTCTATGTTAACTGCTTATGATTATACCATGGCAAAAATATTAGACAGCGCTGGTTTAGATGTGCTTTTGGTTGGAGATTCTGCTTCTAACGTAATGGCAGGTCACGAAACTACTTTACCCATTACTTTAGATCAAATGATTTACCATGCAAGCGCTGTTGTTAGAGCTATTGAGCGTTGTTTGGTAGTGGTAGATTTGCCTTTTGGTAGCTATCAATCTGATCCTAAAGAAGCATTGCGATCTGCGATTAGAATTATGAAAGAATCTGGCGGACATTCCATAAAATTAGAAGGCGGTAGAGAGGTTAAAGAATCGATAAAACGTATTTTAAATGCCGGAATTCCTGTGATGGGACACTTGGGTTTAACGCCACAATCTATCTATAAATTCGGAACATATACAGTGAGAGCCAAAGAAGAAGAAGAAGCAGAAAAACTAATGGAAGACGCCTTAATGCTAGAAAGAATTGGTTGTTTTGCTCTTGTTTTAGAAAAAGTACCTGCAAAATTAGCCAAAAAAGTGGCAGAAGCGTTAACCATTCCTGTGATTGGAATTGGAGCAGGAAATGGTGTGGACGGTCAAGTTTTAGTAACACACGATATGATAGGAATGACCCACGAATTTAACCCGCGTTTTTTGCGCAGATATTTAGATTTGTTCGCGGATATGACCAATGCTTTTGAAAACTATATAACGGATGTAAAAAGTGGTGATTTTCCGAGTGATAAAGAACAATATTAA